A stretch of Castanea sativa cultivar Marrone di Chiusa Pesio chromosome 2, ASM4071231v1 DNA encodes these proteins:
- the LOC142624327 gene encoding squamosa promoter-binding-like protein 7: protein MEPPRVMEVHPAMTEEDPTSALWDFGDLLDFTVDGHFSMSLDPDQLPSPPPQPPPPIIDQSLDFSQEDSQVDTDPPGPSSGKIRKRDPRLTCTNYLAGRIPCACPEMDEKLEMEGSLRGKKRSRTVRVSTRTARCQVPECEADISELKGYHRRHRVCLRCANASEVFLDGDTKRYCQQCGKFHILSDFDEGKRSCRRKLERHNNRRRRKPADSGIADEKEPQGSLQTEDGPCDDETGKDSLCLSSPIAETEAFLESEDGQVTNLCSVLDSQNIHGDASFTASGETQMDGGKDNSKCSVSQLYDNKNAYSSMCPTGRISFKLYDWNPAEFPRRLRHQIFQWLANMPVELEGYIRPGCTILTVFITMPKFMWAKLFEDPASYLLDFVAPGRMLSGKGIILVFMNDMIFRVMKGGTSVMRLKVEVQAPRLHYVHPICFEAGKPMEFVACGSNLIQSKFRFLVSFAGKYLAHDYCVASKHGQTEGDTASSFNHQLYKICIPQTEPDLCGPAFVEVENESGLSNFIPILIGDKEICAEMEILQQRFDASPFLNESESVAIGPMSDSCEVSALRQSTFSEFLLDVAWLIKEPASENFQQFITASQIQRFNSLLSFLMCNDSTTILEKLLQKLKIVISNMEFNSVAKGTFDADLILLQKYLDNARAILCKKHKKSESSMQSGTEPKGDHFSESRFQENVLLVPINRKDMEIITNDRLGVEICSTSTCKSETVPLLNREVVMNVNPAWPRNSCGRIFSGASLGSRPGIFVIGFAAVCLGMCAVLLHPHKVSEFAVSIRRCLFDRI from the exons ATGGAGCCGCCACGTGTAATGGAGGTGCACCCGGCGATGACCGAAGAAGACCCTACCTCAGCTCTGTGGGACTTCGGAGACCTCCTCGACTTCACCGTCGACGGTCATTTCTCTATGTCCCTAGATCCCGATCAACTTCCCTCGCCGCCGCCGCAACCGCCGCCGCCGATTATCGACCAGAGTCTCGATTTTTCGCAGGAGGATTCGCAGGTGGATACGGATCCTCCGGGCCCGAGTTCCGGGAAGATCCGGAAACGGGATCCGAGGCTGACGTGTACCAATTACTTGGCGGGTCGGATCCCTTGTGCGTGTCCGGAGATGGACGAGAAGCTCGAGATGGAAGGGAGCCTCCGTGGGAAGAAGCGGTCCAGGACAGTTCGGGTCTCGACCCGAACCGCCCGGTGCCAAGTACCCGAGTGCGAGGCCGATATCAGCGAGCTCAAAGGTTATCATCGGAGGCATAGGGTTTGTTTGCGCTGCGCTAATGCTAGTGAGGTTTTTCTTGACGGTGATACCAAGAGATATTGCCAGCAGTGTGGAAA GTTTCACATCTTATCAGATTTTGATGAGGGTAAACGGAGTTGTCGTAGAAAATTGGAACGCCACAACAATAGACGGCGAAGAAAGCCTGCTGATTCTGGAATTGCAGATGAGAAGGAACCTCAAGGGTCCTTGCAGACTGAAGATGGCCCTTGTGATGATGAAACAGGAAaag ATAGTTTATGCTTGAGCAGCCCTATAGCTGAAACGGAAGCATTCTTGGAGTCTGAAGATGGACAAGTTACTAACCTCTGCTCAGTTCTCGATTCTCAGAATATTCATGGTGATGCATCTTTTACGGCTTCTGGTGAAACCCAAATGGATGGAGGAAAGGATAATTCCAAATGTTCTGTGTCTCAGTTGTATGACAACAAGAATGCCTACTCATCTATG TGTCCAACAGGTCGAATCTCATTCAAGCTGTATGATTGGAACCCGGCAGAATTCCCTAGAAGACTCCGGCACCAA ATATTCCAATGGTTGGCCAATATGCCCGTTGAGTTGGAGGGGTATATCCGCCCTGGATGTACAATATTAACCGTGTTCATTACAATGCCAAAGTTTATGTGGGCGAAG TTATTTGAAGATCCTGCATCATATCTACTTGACTTTGTTGCCCCTGGAAGGATGCTATCTGGAAAAGGCATTATACTTGTTTTTATGAATGACATGATTTTCCGGGTAATGAAAG GTGGAACTTCTGTGATGAGACTTAAGGTGGAGGTGCAAGCCCCAAGGCTTCACTATGTTCATCCTATATGTTTTGAGGCTGGAAAGCCTATGGAGTTTGTTGCTTGCGGAAGTAATTTGATACAGTCTAAGTTTCG GTTTCTTGTATCTTTTGCTGGAAAGTATCTTGCACATGATTATTGTGTTGCATCTAAGCATGGTCAGACTGAGGGCGATACTGCTTCTAGTTTTAACCATCAGTTGTACAAGATATGTATCCCTCAAACTGAACCAGATCTTTGTGGTCCTGCATTTGTTGAG GTTGAGAATGAGTCTGGCTTATCTAACTTTATTCCAATACTAATTGGAGACAAAGAAATTTGTGCCGAAATGGAGATATTGCAGCAGAGATTTGATGCTTCTCCTTTTCTGAATGAATCAGAGTCTGTGGCTATTGGTCCTATGTCTGACTCGTGTGAGGTTTCTGCATTGAGACAATCAACATTTTCTGAATTTCTTTTAGATGTAGCATGGTTAATTAAGGAGCCTGCATCAGAAAATTTTCAGCAATTTATCACTGCTTCACAGATTCAAAGATTTAATAGTCTTTTGAGCTTTCTGATGTGTAATGACTCCACCACAATTTTGGAGAAACTGTTACAGAAACTGAAGATTGTGATAAGCAACATGGAATTTAACAGCGTGGCTAAAGGCACTTTTGATGCTGATTTGATTTTGCTACAGAAATACCTTGACAATGCGAGAGCTATTCTTTGCAAAAAACATAAGAAAAGTGAAAGTTCAATGCAGTCGGGAACTGAGCCAAAAGGTGATCATTTTTCTGAAAGCCGCTTCCAAGAGAATGTGCTCTTGGTTCCAATCAACAGGAAG GATATGGAGATAATCACAAATGATAGGTTGGGGGTAGAGATATGTTCAACTTCTACTTGTAAAAGTGAGACTGTTCCCCTGTTGAATAGAGAGGTTGTCATGAATGTTAACCCTGCATGGCCAAGAAACTCATGTGGTCGCATATTTTCTGGGGCAAGCTTAGGCTCTCGCCCTGGTATATTTGTAATTGGCTTTGCCGCTGTTTGTTTAGGGATGTGTGCCGTTCTACTTCACCCTCACAAGGTTAGCGAATTTGCAGTTTCTATTCGCAGGTGTCTGTTTGATAGAATCTAG